Part of the Cohnella candidum genome, AGGAGCCGGCCAGTTGGCGGATCCGGTTCGCGAGTACGTCCATGTCGAACGGCTTGAGTATGTAATAAGACGCTCCCAACTGTACCGCGCGCTGGGTAATGTTTTCTTGGCCGAACGCCGTCAGCATGATGATTTTCGGCATCGGGGACAAGTTCATATCCCGCAGCTTCTCCAATACGCCAAGCCCATCCAGGTGGGGCATAATGATATCGAGGATCATGACATCCGGCACGCGCCGGGTTTCCTCCAGCTGACGAATGACCTCTTCTCCGTTGTACGCCACTCCGATGACCGTCATATCATCCTGCTCTTGAATGTACTCGGACAATAAATTCGTGAATTCTCGGTTGTCGTCCGCAAGAAAAACTTCGATCCGCTGCAATGTCAGGTCCTCCCTTTCTCTGTACCAAGATATAGTCGAGGAAACGCGATCGTTTCTCTGTTATTTCGATTTCGACAAGCCCTCCTCAATTCCTTCCGGAGCAGAAAATTTTTCTTTCTTTTTTATTCGATATCGAATATAATTAATAATTTACGTCATTTCCTGATTATTTTCGTCAAATTTCGACAAATGTTCGGATTTTCACACTTTCCCAAAGAGCAAAATCTAAGGCGTTAAACCGCCTTAGACCAAGTTTGCTCGGGCTTCAGCATGATTCCGGCGTCTTGCAGCATCCATTCGATGTAGCAGCCATATCCGGACGTTGGGTCGTTCACGAACACATGGGTCACGGCACCGACCAGTTTTCCTTTCTGGAGGATCGGACTGCCCGACATGCCCTGAACGATGCCGCCGGTACGCTCAAGCAATCTGGGGTCGGTGATTTTGATGACCATCCCCTTCGTCGCCGGCGCAGCTTGCTTGGAAACATGAACGATGCGGATCGCAAACTTTTCGACCTTCTGGCCGCCGACGACCGTCCAAATTTCGGCAGGCCCCTCTTCGACCTCTTCCGCGAATGCGACGGGAACCGCTTCGGAACGATAAGCATTGCCGGGTAAATCGTTCATCCGTCCGAAAATGCCGAACGACGTATTCCTCTCCACGTTGCCGAGCGTTTTGCCTTCCTTGAAAATCGCCCGTTTCTCGCCCGGTTCGCCGTTTTGGCTTTTGGAGATCGAGATGACGCTCGAGTGGAGGATTTCGCCGCTGCCCACTACGATCGGCGTCTGCGTATCCATGTCCGTGATCACGTGGCCTAGAGCTCCATATACGTTGTGATCCGGTGCATAGAAGGTTAACGTGCCGACGCCTGCGGCGGAATCGCGAATATAGAGGCCTAGCCGCCAAGCTCTGTCTTCCTGGTCGTAAGCCGGCTTCAATTGCGTACGGAAACGTTCTTTGCCCCGTTGGACCAGCAGCGTGAGAGGCTTGCCGCTTTGCCCGGAAGCTTCCGCGAGCGAGGCGATTTTGGAAACGTCGTTGGAACGTTGTCCGTCGATTTCGACGATCAAATCCCCGAGTTTCAGCTTGGCGTCTTCACCCGGGGAAGCTTTCGTGCCCTCTCCGGTTTTGACGAGATGGTGTCCGACCACCATGATGCCGGCCGATTTCACCTTAACGCCGATCGTTTGGCCGCCCGGAATGACTTTCAGATCCGGAACGACTTGAAGTTTTACCGTCTTAAACGGGATTTTGCCGAATAAACGAAGCTTGAGCTCGGTCGTGCCGGTTTGTTTGGGATGAATGGACAAAGGCCTGTTCAAGTCGACAGGGAACATCGCGTTCTTCTGCCCGTTGACGTGTGCGACCTGTGGATTCACGCTTCCCTGTGCATGCACGGGCATGACGAAATTCAATTGCTTGTCCTGCCCTTCGAACATGCGCAGGCTTTCGGGAAACGAAGCGTAATGCCTCAAGGGCGCGGAGCACACGGCCGCTCCGAGCAGGATCACGAGGCAAAGACCGAATAAGCGGCGCTTTGGCGGTTGGGGATACAAGGTCTCACGCTCCCTTACAGTCTTGACCGGCCGATGAATAAGGCCGATGGCGTACTTATAAGGTAACCGTGCCCCCCCGCTTTTATGTTCCCGAAAAGCTTCCTTAAAGTCCGATTTTTCGCGTCGTTACGCGTTTTTTTGGCGTTCCGCCAGCGCCAGCATTTCTTGTGCGTGATGCCGTGTTTTTTCCGTTACTTCCACCCCGCCGAGCAGACGCG contains:
- the spoIVB gene encoding SpoIVB peptidase translates to MYPQPPKRRLFGLCLVILLGAAVCSAPLRHYASFPESLRMFEGQDKQLNFVMPVHAQGSVNPQVAHVNGQKNAMFPVDLNRPLSIHPKQTGTTELKLRLFGKIPFKTVKLQVVPDLKVIPGGQTIGVKVKSAGIMVVGHHLVKTGEGTKASPGEDAKLKLGDLIVEIDGQRSNDVSKIASLAEASGQSGKPLTLLVQRGKERFRTQLKPAYDQEDRAWRLGLYIRDSAAGVGTLTFYAPDHNVYGALGHVITDMDTQTPIVVGSGEILHSSVISISKSQNGEPGEKRAIFKEGKTLGNVERNTSFGIFGRMNDLPGNAYRSEAVPVAFAEEVEEGPAEIWTVVGGQKVEKFAIRIVHVSKQAAPATKGMVIKITDPRLLERTGGIVQGMSGSPILQKGKLVGAVTHVFVNDPTSGYGCYIEWMLQDAGIMLKPEQTWSKAV